One genomic region from bacterium encodes:
- a CDS encoding transcription termination/antitermination protein NusA, which yields MSNATQVLAAFREMIANKNLSREELHDLIRDGIMAALARRFGPNVEAEILIDEDKGDIQITVLKEVVLEVEDPSRQISLEEARWDDPEFEPGDVLEIPVDFSEFGRNAVMAAKQRIIQRVREGERQRIREEYSHRIGELLSGEVQQVERGKIVVMLNKTREAEAIIPWKEQNPRERFRQGEPIRAVLKRVEETPKGPRLILSRADPMFVAALFKLEVPEIYQGIVDIKGIAREVGGRTKVAVYSRDESIDPVGACVGLKGSRVQAVVSELGGERIDIVPWHPDPEIFARRALAPAKVAKVISDSARRVITAIVDEDQLSLAIGRNGQNVRLASQLLGWQIDLYGSREWLERGAEEALFGGGESEDEVADFPLRELDLPLSTLAALESAGYTTFLDIIDLEREDLLRIPGLTPEDADEVLRLIEQLTVEESGPEAGEGVGPSEAELAEAREVAAEILGLPNLSARGGAGAEGKADQEDAGS from the coding sequence ATGTCGAATGCGACGCAGGTGCTCGCGGCGTTCCGCGAGATGATCGCGAACAAGAACCTCTCGCGTGAGGAGCTCCACGATCTGATCCGCGACGGGATCATGGCGGCGCTCGCGCGGCGGTTCGGGCCGAACGTCGAGGCGGAGATCCTGATCGACGAGGACAAGGGCGACATCCAGATCACGGTGCTGAAGGAAGTGGTGCTGGAGGTCGAGGACCCCTCGCGGCAGATCTCCCTCGAGGAGGCCCGGTGGGACGATCCGGAGTTCGAGCCGGGCGACGTGCTCGAGATCCCGGTGGACTTCTCGGAGTTCGGCCGCAACGCGGTGATGGCCGCCAAGCAGCGGATCATCCAGCGAGTCCGCGAGGGCGAGCGCCAGCGCATCCGCGAGGAGTACTCGCACAGGATCGGCGAGCTGCTGAGCGGAGAAGTCCAGCAGGTCGAGCGTGGCAAGATCGTGGTGATGCTCAACAAGACCCGGGAGGCGGAAGCGATCATCCCGTGGAAGGAGCAGAACCCGCGGGAGCGGTTCCGTCAGGGCGAGCCGATCCGTGCGGTGCTGAAGCGGGTCGAGGAGACGCCCAAGGGGCCGCGGCTGATCCTGTCGCGTGCGGATCCCATGTTCGTGGCGGCGCTGTTCAAGCTGGAGGTCCCGGAGATCTACCAGGGTATCGTGGACATCAAGGGGATCGCGCGCGAGGTCGGTGGACGGACGAAGGTGGCGGTGTACTCGCGGGACGAGTCCATTGACCCCGTCGGCGCCTGCGTGGGGTTGAAGGGCTCGCGCGTCCAGGCGGTGGTGAGCGAGTTGGGCGGCGAGCGGATCGACATCGTGCCCTGGCACCCGGACCCGGAGATCTTCGCCCGGCGCGCGCTGGCGCCCGCGAAGGTCGCGAAGGTGATCAGTGACTCGGCGCGCCGTGTGATCACGGCGATCGTGGACGAGGACCAGCTCTCGCTGGCGATCGGGCGCAACGGGCAGAACGTGCGGCTGGCGAGTCAGTTGCTGGGCTGGCAGATCGATCTGTATGGCAGCCGCGAGTGGCTCGAGCGCGGTGCGGAGGAGGCGCTGTTCGGCGGCGGCGAATCGGAGGACGAGGTCGCGGACTTCCCGCTGCGTGAGCTCGATCTGCCGCTCTCCACTCTGGCGGCGCTGGAGAGCGCGGGGTATACTACGTTCTTGGATATCATTGACTTGGAGCGGGAAGACCTCCTCCGGATCCCGGGCCTCACGCCCGAGGATGCGGACGAGGTGCTGCGCCTGATCGAGCAGCTCACCGTCGAGGAGTCGGGGCCGGAGGCGGGTGAAGGCGTGGGCCCGAGTGAAGCGGAGCTCGCCGAGGCCCGGGAGGTGGCGGCGGAGATCCTCGGGCTGCCGAACCTCAGCGCCAGGGGCGGTGCTGGGGCAGAGGGGAAGGCGGACCAGGAGGATGCGGGATCCTGA
- a CDS encoding ribosome maturation factor RimP: protein MDWDSLERELEARLESLGFELVELERAGSRTRPVLRLRIDVAAGDRGVTLDDCARVSRALEPYLDTVEGLPERYVLEVSSPGVERPLVRARDFERFAGEEVALTGYGPLAGRGRRLTGTLLGISTDGEERVRLRLEDGEEVEVPRSQIARANLVFRWSDPA from the coding sequence ATGGACTGGGATTCGCTCGAGCGAGAACTCGAAGCCAGGCTCGAATCCCTCGGGTTCGAGTTGGTCGAGCTGGAACGGGCCGGCTCCCGGACGAGGCCGGTGCTCCGGCTCCGTATCGACGTCGCCGCGGGAGACCGCGGCGTCACGCTGGACGACTGCGCGCGGGTGAGCCGCGCGCTCGAGCCGTACCTGGACACGGTGGAGGGCCTGCCCGAGCGGTACGTCCTCGAGGTGTCCTCGCCCGGTGTGGAGCGCCCGCTCGTGCGGGCGCGCGACTTTGAGCGCTTCGCGGGCGAGGAGGTCGCCTTGACCGGATACGGGCCGCTGGCGGGGCGGGGACGCCGGTTGACCGGCACGCTGCTCGGGATCAGCACCGACGGCGAGGAGCGGGTCCGGCTGCGGCTCGAGGACGGCGAGGAGGTCGAGGTCCCGCGTAGTCAGATCGCGCGGGCGAATCTCGTGTTCCGGTGGAGCGACCCGGCGTGA